The Pangasianodon hypophthalmus isolate fPanHyp1 chromosome 20, fPanHyp1.pri, whole genome shotgun sequence genomic sequence AGATGTGGTAGAGTGGGTTATCTGAGTTTTTTCCCAGCTCTAACCCCGCCTTTTTTCGTGGAAATGTTGTAGCTCCAACCCCCATCTTTTGCCATTGGTCGCCTGAAGCGGAAGTGACCTGAACTCCTTCAAATCCGCTACAGAGTCTGAATCCCAAATGGATCTGTGCTGCCTACCCCTGTGCACTACGTAGTGCACGGAATAAATCATACCGCACAATTAGGAGCCATTTTAGACTGCTAACATTTAGGcatattatttatatgattttattcatAAGAAATTTGGACACAATGCATGAGcagaatattattaaaaactaaaaactacacattacacattaggCAAATCTGTAAACTGCATACGGGTCTGCTGAGATCATTGCTCACGTGATCATTTTTATCCAATCGGAGCCGCCTATGAGCCgttttgaaaatgtttcagGAAGTGCATGTTTGTTGAAAGGTTTGTTTAGATAGCTTAGCCTGTTTCACTGTATGGTACTACCGCAGTTCATTCTCTTATTATATCAGCGATTTAAGTGTAGATTTAATTTATGCAAAATCgtctgggtttaaaaaaaaaaagtaagcatCCATTATGTTTAGTCAATGTGAATGCTATTGCACTAGCGAGTTTGCTTTGTTATTTTTAACAGACAGGTGTAGCTAGCAGGACAACTTTGTGTTGTAATGtataaatgtgacattttagTTTTGTAGACCTATCTGACTAGTTGTCTGGAAAGCTTTCGGCGAGATACATCTTAATTCATTTAATGTTAGAGCGCTAAATTTAGAACGAAAGCTAGTTAAGTAACTAACGTTAGCTAACTTCCGGTTTCAATTAAATAGCCCGCAAGCAGGTAacgttagtttttttttgttttttgtttttgtttttttaaaaggaagtATGAAGTAAGCGGTTTGTGCTTGATCTGATCTACAGGGTTTGTCTGATCGAGCTGCACGATGTCTACGTCGAATTTTAAGAATAAGTGTGTTGCACAAGTGAACTGTATTTACTGCGACAGTCTTCTGTGCACGAGAGGCATGAAAGCTGTGCTGTTAGCAGATACAGAAATCGAGCTGTTCTCCACTGACATGCCTCCAAACAGGTGAGGATCCTGACTAGCCATTacattcaataataataataataataataataataataattcattgtAGCCTTATCTTCTGACTCTAGCTCAAGCTTAAAcatcttggtttttttttttaaaaggtaagacactacaggtgaataGGGTCAATTTGTAAAACAATAGACACTAGGATCTAATAtaaaacagtgattttttttgtattgaaaaattccaaaaatgtatttacacaGATAAAGCTTTGTCAAAATAGacaaagtaaaatgtttattttctgtgaaCATACCCTCAATTAAGAGAAAGACATTCACAGAACAGTAagtttttattgtttaactAAGAAGACACCACTGACATATAAATGACACTCatactcattttttatttttatgagtaTAATATTGAACCTAACTCCAATGATTACCAGCGTTTTGggaaattcctctgtaatatccTTCAAATTAGGGATAGGAATGGGACGGgcatggtggtttagtggttagcatgtttgcctcgcaacAGCAGGGTTGtggttctccccgtgcttcaggggtttcctctgggtactccggtttcctcccctagtccaaagacatgcactgtaggctgattggcatctctaaattgtccgtagtcaGTGAATGGGTGCgtgagtgtgtatgattgtgcccccaatgggttggcaccccatccagggtgtctcccgccttgtgccccgagtcccctgggataagctccaggttCCCTGCGACcatgtagaaaatgaatggatcgAATGGACAtcttgaaaaacatttttatttttttttttttagttttgaatGTAGAAATCAATTATtttgaggaaaactgctttaaaaatacTGTGTGATATCCTGTGTTTCCACGGAAGTAAGTGTGATTTATAAGGTTTACAAAAGAAATTATTCAcatgtatatcataatgacacataatTTGATATATCTGTCAAGAAATAAGCTTTCTGGccgagtgggcggagcttaaagcctCCATCAGAGTTGCTAAACTTAAGAAAACATGGCTGTTGCAAGTGGACAAAACTGTGAAATTAACACTTTGTTGAGTTTTGATTATATGTcatctctcatatatatatatatatatatatatatatatatatatatatatatatatatatatatatatatatatatatatacacagatacatagatatagatagatagatagatgcagtTTATCTAAAAACCTTATccaaaaaaataactaaagttGCTGTTTCTAAGAGTAATGTCTTGCTCTAATAAGCCAAATGGACAAAGTACAttgaactggatgtttttttgtttgtttgtttgtttgtttgttttttttattgctaacTATGATAAGTGATTGCTGCTctatataattttctttctctcttttgcagGACTGTCGATTTCGTTGCAGGCTGCTATTCGACAGAAAGCTGTAAATGCAAATTAAGAGACATTGCCTGCCTGAAGTGGTATGTAACAGATATTAATTATGATGAGCACGTATTTctgtgatatactgtacattggtTGTTATACAGTGAACATCAGAAGTACTTGCACATTTCATGAGGATAATAAGAATGATTCATGTTCTtggagggtgccaatactttttgagaggggggagagagactAAGTGTTGTTTACGCTATGGTACTCCTGTTGTGTTCATCAAGAAGCATTTATgtgtaaatgaattaataacatttaattacatGTTGTTTGTCAGAGTCTGCTTCTTGGTTTCATTGTggtttcattgtttttattgttttgtttcttgtctctgttttttctctgcACATTCAGTGGAAATGTTGTGGGGTATCATGTCGTGGCTCCGTGCAAACCCTGCCTGCTCTCCTGTAACAACGGCCACTTCTGGATGTTCAACAGCGAAGCTGTTTCCACCATCAACAGACTGGATGCAACAGGTTTGGAGTCTCTGTCAAAGGTCCACATTCAATATAGTTGTTATAACTTAACTTTTCTAAACTGGAGTTGAAAGAAAATGGATATTctggagactgagagagagagagagagcaacagagagcACACACATCCAAATTATATAATCCCAAAACTTCCCAAAAGTCCTCAATCCTACATCCATGACCCGGAAATCACTCGAAGTCCGCCATCTTTAAGGAAGTACCAGTTCTTAAAATGTGTTCAGAGAAATCAATGATAAATGAGGTTTGTGGATCAAAGATACCTGTCCCGAAAAAACAAGTAACAATAAATGATAATACTATACTAAGAACCCCAAAtcaataataatctttattgaataaataacgtatacaaataaaatccttgcaGGAAAGTCAGTTAATATGCCTTGCTTAATGGAGAAGTCAGGTGATGAGCAGAATCTTGTTTAGGCTAAAGCATCAACATTACTGTGTGTAACGGACATGTGTAATTAAGGATAATTCTGTGTGTAATCACTGTTCTGTATAGGCTGATTTGTTATACAAGTGGCATCAATAAGTGAATTCATTAAAGTGACACAGCAGTGAGCTAGAACATCTCATTATGGTAAAAAGTTTGTTCTTGATTCCTCTTCTTGCTAGCTTCATCCCAGGGAGGAAAGCAAGGAAAGGAAACGATGAGGCGCAGtataagaaatgagaagcaccCATAGTCTTGGGTTCGTCCCAGACTGCATACTGCCACACTAAACAGTAAGCCAAAATAGTATGCAAGAAGAGTGTGTGGTACAACTGCTGTTCGGCAGCACAGAGATGTCTTATATTCATTGTTTCTCCtatgcaaatttaaaatttgcataaaacCACGTGGATGGAAAGTCTGTTATATTCAGTAATGCAAGCGCAAggatgcatgtgtgtttgcgtCTGGTAGCGGTTGCTTACGTTTTGCCCCAGTTTTATCACAGTGAAATTTCACCTGTGTATTCACAAGCTTCAGTCTTGTGAGCAAATAGAAAGCAGATAGGCAGGACTTcgtttggttaaaaaaaaaaaaagaatgaacgGGTGTAATGAACTTGCACAAAATggattatttatataatcaatTTTTCACTAAAACATGTTTGGAGATGAACTAAGAGAGACTGAGCACACACTGTCTAACGATTGTCTAATCagagtacaaattacacaaaggacagatgacagaactggCCGTTTAGGGTTTTTTCGTTTGAACGAAAGGGttaaagcttttctgtttactgtatTTGCTATTCAGAGGAAGCACAGTATGATCCCAGTAGAGCATTACGAACATGAAACATGAgcttaaaaatgcataaatcaCTAATGTAGCTTCCTGTCTGccttgtgtgtgtaataatttgcccccctttatttttttacatttacaaacacacttatccagagagacctgcggctgctgctgctgatgatgattattattattatcattatcattatcattattatcattgtcATCAATGAGACCTCAGGATATAACGTATTGGTCAACCCTAAAAGCTTAAGTGTAGAGCTATTGATGGGTGATAGATTGTAGCCCTCCTGTCGACTATCACCACCAGCCGCCActggatatatatttttttctttttgccttctaggattttcttgttagcaatattAGCACTGCTGTAAGTGAAGCTATAACGGAGTACTTGTgggcccccccccccccaccgcTACCCCCAGATCAACTGTATTCAACTTTATTTTGTGATATCTTACGTGTGTGATGGAgctcctctctccctctattAGGAGTGAATCTGCTGCTGTGGGGAGATCTACCAGAGCTTGAGGGAAGTGAGGATGAGAGCACAGACAGCCTTTCAGAAGAGGAATACCTCAGATAGAAGGCCATTGAGGTACCAAATCCCCCACCCCCCTCCACCCCCATTTCCTTTAATGAACTACTTGGGAGACTCAAGAGTCACGGTTTGAAGCACATCTTGTTGTCAGCTCGTGGGTCGGGGCGGGGCGGGGCGGGGGGagggggtgtgtgtttgggacaCAGACACCGCAGAATGACGATGCTTGTCTTATCTTGAAGCTTGTCTTATAATTGCACCCTCAACAGCAGGCTGCTTTTGAGTATATTTTTGCTACAGCACCCAATTTGACTATATCACGTCATTTTCTTCTTGCCAATTTCATTACATATGATAAACTCAGATAGCTTAAATGACAATGGTATGTTAAGTTATACGTGAAAATAAGCAAAGTGTCCAAATAAGCCAGTCATGCAGTTGTTAAAGCACAGCATTGtgctatatttattaatttatttcattatttaggGCCTAAACAACATACTTGAAATGTAACAAATGtgagcaacatttttttttctgtgaaggaCTCACAGAATCACTTCAACTGTAATTGTATTATAAccacttttattttatcttgCCATGGCTTGTAATTTGAGTGAAATTCACAAAACCAGTTAAATAATATAACAGTGTGAATGTCACTTACTTTAACCTGGAGCTGAATAACGTGTTTAAATGCATACAAGGCGTAGTTTTGGTCTTTTATTTTGtaccaatttttatttttaatattctttggAAAGTTTTAGGTTAAAGTAGAATAACACAATCTCATAATAGCATTAGGGTGAATGACTCCGCTTGCTTTCAGAGCTTGCCTGGTTGCAGCGTTTTTATTATAATGCCGATGTATGTAACCAAACTACTTAAACAGTCATTGATGATATTCAAAATAGACAGTCTTatgatatatattatttatatatatgtgtgtgtgtgtgtgtgtgtgtgtgtgtgcgcgtgcctgtgtgtgtgtatgtgcatatatatatatgtgcatatatatgtatgtgtatatatatatatatatatatatatatatatatatatatatatatatatatatatatatatatatatatatatatatatatatatatatatatatataacatgcaCTGAAATACACAGTTTAACAGCATTTTTTACACAGTTTGgtaattgcattattattttttttttcttcatgctcaAACCTGagaattcaaatttaaaaatgtagcaCAGCGACCGTGCACAGTTTCTGCACAGCATCTTTTCTGCCTCCCACATTCCTGCTTGACAGAATTGAACCAATACTCTtaatattcttgttttttttgtctattttcatGGGAACAATCATTAAACTGACAAATAGGAAGATTAAGAATTACTGTACTCCTCCATCCTATTTTTACATGtgtgaaaaatgtatcattcaATTTTGCAAAAATGAATTGATTCACtgtattattcttatttatttgtaattatgtttCTTTGCTGTTCAGCATTTCAACGTGAAGGCACATGCTCTCTCAAAATTTCTACAAATACTATATTCGAAGTATTAAGGTATTAACATGTAATTCTGGTCAGAATAggtagaaatgtttaaaaaaaaaaaattcaaacctATTATTGGCTTGTTGAGGGGTCTTTCTTCCAGCTTTGGCAATTTGCATTAAGATGACCAAAATAAAATGGtagaaataatataatttttaacttattaacagaaactgtttattttctgtaatttatcaacatgaatgtatatatttattaacagaCATGAGACTGTATTTATACTTGGATAATTTCTCTTGCACCATCTAATGACTGAAAGGAAGTTTGTAATTCTTTGACTTTGCACTGTAAAGGTGTTGCCAGGTTGAACTTTGAGTTGTTTTGTATGCTTGCTGTCTTGATATTAAACGTTTTTAAACGTGGAGTCCCTTGCTGTTTAGTCAAAAGGTTGGTTTGTTTATGTTGAAATTCCCGAACAGGGAGGTAATTAATTTTAATCCTGCTTGAAGTACATGGCAGTCCCTCAACTCCATGACCAAATATTCTACAGCCAAAGCACATTTTATTTCCAGCACGTGGAAGACTTGTTCACAAatgaaaagtaaacaaaaatgaGGTCAGGATTAACTGCAAGAGTACACTGAGCAAACATTtacagactattaatttaagtGGTGGATAGTGAAAAGTATTCTGCTCATGAAAGTATTTTCCCTCATTTCTGAGTTGTATTGTTGTGCAGTTAATGTTAATTTGCTAAATACTTCACAGTAAGTtgagaaatgagagaagaaTTCTCCAAATGATTCTGTTGTAACTGTAataatccaatcagccaattacatggcagcagctcaatgcataaaatcatccaGATACAGGTCAcgagcttcagttaatcttcatatcaaacatcagaatggtgaaaaatgtgattttagtgACTTTGgccgtggcatggttgctggtgcccaATGgtctgatttgagtatttcagaaactggtgATCACCTGGATTTTTCCACACACATTATCtacagagtttacacaaaaatgcgacaaaaaaaaaaaaaaaaaagacatcctgCGAGTGGCACTTCTGTGGACAGAAACATCatcttgatgagagaggtcggAGGAGAATGGtgagactggtttgagctgtctacaagtctacagtaactcaaataatcactctttacaaccatggtaagaagaaaagcatctcagaatgcagaataCAGCGAAAGTTTTATCGTTGACATGACAAGTAAAAGACAAAAGAGTCAAGTTTCCTGATTGGTTAATAGCCCTGGACTGGGCCGAAATCCTAAATCCCAAACCATCTATGTTAGTTGTAGCTATCTGGACATAGACAGTTTAGCCAAAGCATACTTTATATATCTGAATACAGCAGATTTAATCATGAATTTCAATGTGGAAAAAGTGTCAGTAAATGGGTGGCTCATGGAAACAGCATGTATTATACACTGAGTTGTGGAGGTTGTGCTTAGTGATGTGTCTATTGCCGGTTTTCTGTATTCTTGTGGTTGCTGGCAGTCCAGTTGTGTGATTTGTCCAAACAAAGACCAACAATGGGCAGAGAATTATACTGAACTGGATGCACACTGCCTTTGTTTGGGGTTTGCTGGCTTGTGGTTTTGCTTGTATAAGGCAAACGTGTTAGTGCATAGtttattgtcttattttgtGTGATGTGTCCCTTTTACACACTGTAGAACAATAAGACATTTGCTTTGTGCTCAATTCACTGTTGAGTACCAATACCAAAATCATCCCATTGTGACTATGACCATGACCCCAAATGGGTAGCTTATAAAAGGTCTGCTCTATCACAACTCTTTCCCACTCCTTCCCATTCTTGGCTTATGGAGGAGTTAAGGAAGTGGCTTCAAGATGCTAAGTATAGCAcctttgtttctttctgatTTTGTTATTGTTAGGGCTGCACCTGACTAGCCGCAAAGACCCATTTCCATTctctaaataatatattaatctGTTATAGCTTTCTGTATTTGTACTTATTAAGatcatctgtttattctgaataatgtataatgACAGTAATTCTGTTTGACTTGCTACTAGTCTCGCCACAGTTGACCGTGTCTTTGGAACAGACACATAGCCTATTGTTTGTGTAGCCATGTAGCAACACAGAGTAAGTGATTTTAGTAATTttatgaattcagaaatgtatAACCTCTTGTGAGTTGGCTTGGTGGCGCAGCCACTTCACAGTTCCAGGTCTCGAGTTTGTTCCCGAGCTTGTGTTACTGCCTGTGCACTGTTTCGCATGATCTCCCTGTGTCCATATGGGTTTTCTCTAGGTTCACTgctttcctcccacttccctgaaaccagtaggtggactggttacTCTGTGATGGACTAATATCCCAGGAAGGAACAAGCATTCCTACCTCATTCTCAGTagtcccgggataggctccagatccactggaAACCGGACCAGAATAaagaagttactgaagataaatgaacacactttATCTTTGAATgtatggatgaatgaatgcatggaTGAATAACTTCCTGTGAAGTTTCCCAAGCTCTTGTGTATCAGGGCAGGATGGTGAGCTTTTTGCTCTGCCAGGCCCAGTGGCGCTGGATAATGTATAATGATCAATGACCAAATTTTTGGGCCcaagaaattatatacaatatttttataaatacagtagcagcaaaaaaaaaagtaggtagtaaatacagaaaaGGTTGTGATATCCTCATGATTAATGGAAGCTTTCTATAACATAAGCCTTTCTTCAGATAATATCTGAGTCTCGGGGccctgattaaaataaaaaaaaatctttggaaCCTAGAAGAATCTTAATTTGTTTTAGAATATCCGAATATCCATATATACCAGacttcacaacatttactcCACAGTGTGGAGAGCACACGCATAAAGAACATTCCAAGCCCAGAAGAGGCAGGTAGGTCATGCTTGCTTCTTGTCTCAACATGTTATATCATAAAGTTCACCTTGaatcatgtttgtgtgtgtatgtctgcatGACAATCTTATTATCTCCTTAAATGGATAACACACCTCATACATTCAGCATGATGGGTTGACTTGGCAGATCAATATGGCCACCAGTTTACGTGATAGACTCGTAAGTCAGTTTACGTGATAGACTCGTAAGCTTtgccaatgtgtgtgtgaggtacaGAGCTGAATAGAGTGTTATCCAGATCATGAGGTCATGTCTGTTAAAGGTCAGATGATTGATGACATCAAAGGTCATTGATGACATTTACTACTCATGACGGTTTGATGGCCTTTACACGCAAAATATAACTGATTCAATCAGAACAACTCAGAAACGCAGTGTAATAACAACTGgtaaatattcaataataataataataataataataataataatgataataatactaTAGTAATATGTTCCACTTCTATAGTGTAGAACATTTTTAGGCAATATACTCCTACTTTgctttatcttttattatttataattttgtttgtattatttatgtttgcCCTTTCTCCTGTCTATTTTCTCCTccttatattttgtatattatattaaatccTCAACAGATTTGGTGTTTTAAGATTGCTTTAGTCTTGCGATGAAGCTACAATAGGAGGTGAATATGGTCTACAATAAAGGGAAGATTATAGCCAAGATTATTGTGTGATATATTTAGCTTCACACAAATGGAATCAGcacacattcattcagtaaTCTACAATGTCCTTATGTACACGCATTGAGAGGTTTATGAATTTTTGACAAGTTTCTTTTTGGAAGCAAATTGGTTAATATGTACAAGTAATCCTAGAATTTCTAGTGCATTTTGTGAAGTGTTGACCATAACTGCATTCTTACACTGGAGTTACTGGGAATACAGTATCTCTCCTGCAGAGTTTAGTCTTAGGGCAACTAACTTACTCCACTGTGTAAAGTTGGcgtaaaacaagacaaaaccaaCTGGGAAGTTTGCATTACATTAGGATTTGTGGTCTTGTTTGCTTTCCATTAGGCCATTAattgttagagagagagagagagagagagagagaaagagcacagACCTACTGTAAAGTATATGAGGGTATCATAGGAAGACAACCCATAGAGGCAAAAAGCAGTTTGGTTCCATCTGCAGGATTTGTGAGGCAAGAAGCTTATTATGAAGTGTCACCATCTGCTGGATATTTTAAAGTAGTTCATGCTTGAAACAGGCCTGAAGTCATTCTAAAACACCAAGCAGGAGTAGAACCTTTTCAGCCATagacacatgcgcacacacacacacacacacacggtttttatttctacatttactAACAGGTACATAAATGAAGTCACACAATAATTTGGAATGCTTTCATTTTCCTTCAGTGGATTGCAGTTTACTTCCTCTGACATCATTATTACCTAAAATAGGCTGAATTTGGACTGGAAATAAACCAAAGGAAGCCAAATCAGTTGCAGGCTTTTCCCTTCTCTCAGCAGAATAATGCAAAATCAAGCGTGCCCTGTGGATCATTATGTACCTCAACACCCTGCACATGACTAGTCACACCTCAGGCAGATAATTTAATTCACTGACATCCAGTGGAGAAATTACTGTTAGGCTATTTAATTAGGGATGCAACAGTAATTCCTCACATACAGCAGCTACAATGAGCAATATGCCCTGTATGCCATTTAAAAACTGGTTTAAACCGATTTAAATGCTGATTATGTTGAAATGTAAAGGACTACTCTGTTCCCATgctataaatattcataatataaaatattattatctatataaatattaaattgcaTAGAAATCTATCATACATTGAAATATTCTGGTTCTGTATTAGGTATTGTCTAATTGTGTccttattttaaatattgtactgtgtatatgtttatattgctaTTCTGTATTCTGTTGCAAAGCTTCATCAACACAAATGTGTATTAGTTCTTGAGAAGCAGaaactgtttattttactgtaagcAGATATTCTCTATACAAGGACTATATCATGAATGAGTGAACTGTTGCaaatttaagtaaatttaaGAGATCATTTTCCTAATCTGTATGTAGAAGCAGTACTAATTCAACAAgtgtgtttttatgatttttttttttttttttattcaaagtgtATATTGGTGTTAATTTTATTCTTCAGTTGGGGATacaatacatgttttttttccctttttttttgctcatcaaatttgaactttttaaatatgttaagTTAGCTGAAGACTCTTAAGAAAATGAATTGACATGGTACACATTTTCCATATTTAGCTTTAGCATATTTATCACGTAAATGATAACCACATTCTTAAAATTCATATCTACATGAAAGAAAGCTCTTTAGAGCAATAATACTTACACTTGTTGTTTATGGATCCTGGAGAACCTCTGCACCACAACGACTGAGCTACAGCATGTGTAttttaacatcatttttttttaagagcaaaatgaTTAGCAATagaggtgaatacttacgcaattGCAATCACaagttttacttt encodes the following:
- the fam72a gene encoding protein FAM72A isoform X1; protein product: MSTSNFKNKCVAQVNCIYCDSLLCTRGMKAVLLADTEIELFSTDMPPNRTVDFVAGCYSTESCKCKLRDIACLKCGNVVGYHVVAPCKPCLLSCNNGHFWMFNSEAVSTINRLDATGVNLLLWGDLPELEGSEDESTDSLSEEEYLR
- the fam72a gene encoding protein FAM72A isoform X2: MSTSNFKNKCVAQVNCIYCDSLLCTRGMKAVLLADTEIELFSTDMPPNRTVDFVAGCYSTESCKCKLRDIACLKCGNVVGYHVVAPCKPCLLSCNNGHFWMFNSEAVSTINRLDATASSQGGKQGKETMRRSIRNEKHP
- the fam72a gene encoding protein FAM72A isoform X3, with protein sequence MSTSNFKNKCVAQVNCIYCDSLLCTRGMKAVLLADTEIELFSTDMPPNRTVDFVAGCYSTESCKCKLRDIACLKCGNVVGYHVVAPCKPCLLSCNNGHFWMFNSEAVSTINRLDATGLESLSKE